GAAGCGCTTCCAGCGCGACTACCCCGAGGTCTCAGTGACCGAAGTCGTCAACCCGCTGGCCGAGCGCTTCACCCGCGAGCAGGAGGAGTTGGCCAAGGCTGAAAACCAGCTCAAAGCCCAGCAGCAGAAAATCGACACGCTCCAGCAGCAGGTCGCACAGGCCGAGAAAGACGCCCAGCAGGCAGAGCTCAATGCCCAGCGCCAGAGCAGCTACTCCGCTTTTTACGGCACCGAGTATCCGGCCTACTACTACCCCTACCCGCAGAACCGCGTGGTCATCGTGGGCAGTGACGGTAACGCCACGGTCATCCCCTCCAATCCCCGGCCCGTGTACCGGCGCAGTGGAGTGCAGGTCAACGGCAGCATCGGCAGCGTAAACTTCCGCTACTCTTCGGGGAATAACTACCCCTATGGCTGGTCTGCTCCCGGTGGCTCCACTGTCATCGTGCGCACTCCTCAAAAGCCCGCGCCTCCTCCCCAGTAAAGCGGTTGCAGCCTCGTCCGCTTAACGACGATATGGGTTTTCGCTCGCAGCCGGAAAGGGTCCTCCCTTAGGCTGTTCGGCAATGGAGAAAATCGTTTGCTTTGGCGAAGTTTTGTGGGATTGCCTGCCCAAGGGCCTTTTCCTCGGAGGCGCGCCGTTTAATGGCGCCTGCCATCTGCGCAAGCTCGGCTGCCGTCCGATCGTGATCAGTGCGGTCGGTGACGATTTCCTCGGCGAGGAGACACTCCAGCGCGCCCAGGCACAGGGGCTGGATACCTTCGCCTTTGGTATCAAAAAAGGCCTGCGCACCGGTGTGGCTAAAGTCGTCCTCGATGACAAGGGCTCCGCCAGCTACGTTTTCCCGGAGCCCTGCGCATGGGACCGGATCGAAATCAGCGACTCCGCCCGCGCCGAACTCTCCAGCGCCAGCGCCATTCTTTTCGGCTCGCTGGCCGCCCGTAGCGAAAGCAATGCCGAGCTGATCGACAGCATCCTCAGCGAGACCCACGCCCTGCGCATTTTCGACGTAAACCTGCGCCCACCGCATGACGACCGCAAGACCGTCCTCGCCCTCGCGCAAAAGGCGGATGTCCTCAAGGTCAACGAGGACGAGCTGGCTGTGCTCGCCGGAAAACCCTTCTCCCCCGATGATCTGGAGGACGCCGTCAAGGCGGTGATCGACAATACCGGCGTGCGCAAGCTATGCGTCACCCTCGGCTCAAAGGGCGCGGCGTTTTATGATGGCCGCCGCCTGCTCACGGCCGAGTCACCGCCGGTCGAAGTCCGCGACACCATCGGTGCCGGAGACGCCTTTACTGCGGCCTTCATCGCCGGTCTCGTGCGTGGCGATTCCCCGCAGGAGCTGCTTGAGCGCGCCTGCCGACTGGGGGCCTATGTCGCCAGCTGCGACGGCGCCACCCCGGACTACGACTCCTCGATCCTCCAGGGCTAAGATACCCAAGCGAGAGGGGCCAGCTTTCAGCGCCCGTCACCACCGAGGCGATAAATAGCCACGCCGTCAGTTCGTGGTTGAATTCGCTACCGTAGCCCGCCTTACTAGGGCCACTCGCTGCCCAGGATCGGATTGAGAATTTTACGCGTCAAAGCCCTTGCCCGCTGGCTGGTTACTCAAAACCAGCTCGATTTCTTTCCCCTGCGCAGGCACCTCCGGGGCTATGGCCCGAGTGCCCTTAAAGGCGACTTCCGGGCCGGGCTGAATGTCGCGTTGCTGGCCTTCCCGCAAGGCATGGCCTACGCCATGATCGCCGGGCTCCCCATCCAGTACGGGATCTATGGCTCCGCGATAGCCGCCATCGCGGCCACGTTCTTTGCCGGTTCGCGCTTCATCACGCTGGGCCCGACCAATGCCACCTCCGTCACACTGGCCAGTGCTTTTGCAGCGATGGAGATCATGCATCCGGAGATGCGGGCTCAGTACATGCCACTGCTGCTGCTCCTGATCGGACTCCTCCTGATCG
This genomic interval from Ruficoccus sp. ZRK36 contains the following:
- a CDS encoding carbohydrate kinase, translated to MEKIVCFGEVLWDCLPKGLFLGGAPFNGACHLRKLGCRPIVISAVGDDFLGEETLQRAQAQGLDTFAFGIKKGLRTGVAKVVLDDKGSASYVFPEPCAWDRIEISDSARAELSSASAILFGSLAARSESNAELIDSILSETHALRIFDVNLRPPHDDRKTVLALAQKADVLKVNEDELAVLAGKPFSPDDLEDAVKAVIDNTGVRKLCVTLGSKGAAFYDGRRLLTAESPPVEVRDTIGAGDAFTAAFIAGLVRGDSPQELLERACRLGAYVASCDGATPDYDSSILQG